In Cottoperca gobio chromosome 19, fCotGob3.1, whole genome shotgun sequence, the genomic window AGATGACTGCAGTGAGGGCATTGGTGGTGAAAACAACAACTCCTATGATacatctgtgtgctgtgtggCTGGAGTTGCTCACTGGCTCCTGTGTAATCAGGACTTACAGTGCATCACCTTTACTTCTGCTGAGTGAGtcagcatcacacacaaactggCCCCGAGAGACGGAGAGATGCAGCAGGCTGTAATCTCCTCAGATGACTGAAAGACGTCATTCCTTGTGAACGTGATCCACTTCTTTTCTGCTGTGATTCATCAGGGTATTACTTCTGGTCTGCAAGAAGCCTCCTTCATTCTTCAAAATctcattcatatatatacatttgaattttaTATTAGATCTGCAAAGATTCATCGATTAGTTGCTTAGTTTCCAACTATTAAATGAATTGCCAAAGATTAATCTGTTTGAGGAATTTGTtaggaaagaaaataatgttcTGATTGCagcttaaatgtgaatattttctggtttctttactcctttatgacagtaaactgaatgtcAGAGTTGTGGACAAAAGATATTTTAGGACGTgatcttgggctttgggaaacactggaaCATGTAAGATTCTGACATCTTTTACaccaaattaaaatgaataataatcgACAGATTATTTGACAATGAAAAGATAATTGTTAGTTTCAGCCTTAATTAGGTTGAAAACGTTGATCTTCTAAACAAAGTAAATTCTTGAACATACtgaaatattttgttttcattcgaGGATGTAAGGAACGAGAACGTAAGAGATGTTCACTGGACGATAAGTTTCAcactaatgttattagttacaatGACTCTGAAAGGAATGAgaacagaaatataataataaactgaattaaTAACCAGATTATTGAGAATAGCATTTTacaataatatgtatataattaaGCAAGTTAGTTAACATGTTAGCAGCACTAAATGAACTGCTGATGAAAAATAACATCAGCtgtgagcttttaaaataatgtcctaTTACTAATTAtcaacatgtactgtatgtacgtgATTTCTGTCTGTATCATTAACTCACACACTTATTTATGTCATCTTTTCTCAATAACTCCGATAGATAAAAGCACATGGTTTGATAAATCCATTTTAAATCAGCGGTACCGTGATACTGGTATATCGTTACACGTCTTTCATTCAGGTGTTCTGCCAGAAATCCACTTCTGTATTATGACTTTATGACAACATTTCATCTCAACTCAGTTCATGATGTCTCagaaaaaacttttatttaacaaacaacTCTTAGaaataaatttaaaataaactctTGAATATAATGAAGCAAATGATCATAACACATAAACATTATACTTTTAACACTTCAGATCAAACTCATAAATAAAGCTAAATGTGCAAATGTGCTTTATGATGAAAGGAACATGACAATGAATCAATGAACTATAAGGTTTACTCAATCAGgctggaaaaataaataaaataaaataaaaataaaccgAATGGATTTTCTAATGAGTCCCAAAAACATTAACGACCGTATTACTAAACACGCAACTCTTCAAAAACTCACTTCAAGCACCTTAAGAAATAAATCAAGGATTAATGTGACAGCAATTCCAGCATTCCTGAAGAGCAACAGGTTGTGCTGGTTGGTTACGTACTTAACCCGAAACTTTAGGAACAATTCGGATTGTCTGGTGTTATTCCTATTTGTTATAATTAGTTTGTACTCACAAAGACAATTACTGAGATCTTGGAACACCAAACATCTGTAAATAGAAGTCTAACAGGTCAAGAAAcaggagcaggaagagaaacagTCACATggcaacattattattacccAGACTGTTGTTTAGAGACTTTCTGCTTCAACTTCAACCATTCTAATCCTGCACCGTTCTGTGATATGAGGGATTATTACCAACATTTCAGGTGTGCTCACCTTTAGGCAGGGATTACAATGAGCACCTGCCAAATACAGTAAAACAGATTAAGGTTACATCATATTTCTACTGTTTGGTTCCACTGACTCAGTATTTACAATGTCAAGTGTTCTACATAGACTTCAGATGTGGCAGACAGAAATAATTGAGTGACCGGTAGTAATGTTCAGTGACATGCGGAAGTGGCAGCTGAGGAAAAAATGGAATTTCAGACACTAGTTTTACTTCTGAATGAAGTGGTTTAGATAATCTGGATAAACTGTTGGTTGGTTTACAAACTGTCTGATGTCTGACTGATCCTGTTTCCTGTCGGACTTTGTTGTAGTGATGTCAGGTGTTACCAAGTCCAATGTTACCATAACAAATGGAAATGATTGACAATGTCACCATTATAAAATCCAAATtgtaataatttaattatcctttaaatgttttatcattaGCCACAGCAGGTGGATTCCTCACCTCAACACATTACTTTTCACACTCGTCCTGGTAGTTTGTGTCAGTTTTCCGAAATGTTGTGCAGACAAGACCTGTGTGAACCGCCgaagcaggaagtgaaagtATGGAGGTAAAATCGGTGCATGGAGTGTGTTTTAAAGTGCAACAAGATTCTTACTAAAATTGCTCACAACCCTCATTCCATGTCAACACTGTGATCGAAGGCACCGGCAGTAAACATATCCGTCACGTCTTCTTTAAGAGCCTAATCTCCATTTTTAAGTAGGTTTTAAGGTTTTCATCGAGGACGTTTTCCTCAATAGCGGCAAGCGCCCGGTCGCCTCCGTTGTGATAGTACGTCAACAGCTGCTCCGCATGTTCGATCCACACACAGTTATGACAGCCACTCATGCAGCAGTGGGTGGGAGCAGGCGGTGGGCCCTGATCAGGAGACCAGGCAGAGGTACTGTGGCTGGGTTCAGTGTCCGTGCACTCAGAGGAGTCAGTCAGTGTGGGAGGAGCAGGGGAATCTGGTCCAGTAGAGACGCAGCGAACGGTACCGCTGTGTTGTCTCCTCCACGACTGCACAGGGCAACGATGGGACTGATGTCTCATGtgcagcagggagaggatgcACAGCTGAAAGACAGTAGAATATAATGTCAAATGATTAATCATAATCAATCATCTTGTGATTCTATGCAATTATTTGTTCCCTGTTTGTAATTTCCTGTTTCTTTGGCAGTTAGACAGGACAACAGACTAATCATTTTGCAGTGCAGCTTACTACTATAGCTGTAATATTGAGACAGGGGTTAGAGAGGGACAGGACTGCTCACAAATCTGTGATATCATTGGTTgaactttaataataatgtcatgCTTTAGGAAACCCACTGGGGAGGAAGAGTGTGAAGTAACTGTGTAGGAAAAATATACCTTTTAAAAACCCTTATCAACAAAGACAGTTTACGGTACACCTAGTGTTATGTGCAGTTTAAGGTGTTTTCCCCCCTTGATTGTGTTTTATGGGGCAAACACCTTGGACTAAGGTGCATTTTTCTGAGCTCAGTGCACAACAATATGTGTATTGAATTCTAACAAGATAACGCTGACAGTGTCTCCACTAAATATCGTGCATTGATGGTAACATTTCAACGTCTGAATGTCACGAGGAAAGTAACGTACAAGGTGTAAACATTCAATGGTAGTTCAGGCTTACTCAAAAACTACCGTTTCTTTGACAAAAAGCTTGGCTAAACTAGCCAATTCTTCGGAAGGCAATTAAACATAATACACACTCCCCGCTGGGAAAAAGGTAGAAACAATATGGTGTATTTTCTGCGAATAAATAAGCCTACCAACCGGTGTAAACAAAGGAAAGGTTAGGTCAAAGTCAGCCTGTCAGCGCTGCTAGGTTGGGAACACTATGCTAGTTTAGTAGCTTCTCTACCGTTAGCTTAGCTACCAACCTTTCGTAAAGACACCGACGACGTCGCCACATTTACACCCAAACACAGCATCGTCGCAGACAATACGAAGCTTGGTTACATGTCTGTAAACATTTCTTTGAACTGTGGATTTCAGAAAATGTCTCCCTCTTTGACGTTTCATGCACGGCATTAGCTGTCTTACAAGCTAATTGCGTCACTTCATATTTTCCTGAACTATGACCTTTGTGTGTAGTTGTCAACAAAACCGTTGATTGGTCAACAGGAAATATTGTGACCAATAAAGAAACACGCTTCTAAAAATGTATGCCAATGATCGAGTAGTAGTGGGCGGCTCCCAAAAGACAAACTGCATTTCCAATCTCTGTCCAGCTGGTGTCAGTGTTTCATAGTCAGACAATAAAGCTCATGAGCTATAAATGATAGTGAAGAGAGAAACGTCACACTAATGAAAAGATCAGgacaatatgtatatatttatgaatgGTAAATATTATGTATACTTTATTAAATCATATATGATCTGATAGTGTGGTTGGGTTACTAGTCAGTAggtttatttatgtattgttgCCATGCACCACTTGCATTCAACAGTATGATGTGGCCCTATTTGTTATGTGTTAACaattttcttaaaaataaataaaatctttgtGTCAAAAGGCCTGTTATACATTCCATCCTTTCAATGACCTCTTCTACTGCTAAATTACcgtttcattaaaacaaaagcaaagtgAAAAGATTTTATGTCACTTGTCATTTGCCATGTTTTGCAAAGTCATGAATCTGATGGCTTTAGATGTGACACAATCCCAAAAGAATTGCAACTTGTCTTTGACTCAAACATCAATGACTCATGACTTCCCTGGTTTAGCCTGGTCGAGTAGAATTACTTCATAacatatatgttataaaaaGTATTACAGCAAATTAACTCTTTATTTTCCAGCAGCAGCCAATCACGCTGCCGAAGCAAGAGGgcaagagagagaacagacaacAGATGATACCTCGGATGATCACATTTGAATTTATGTGAATGACTCTGCTGTGGTCAACAAAAAGCAGATGATTGTAACTGTTATATAACTGTTACTCTGTTTGAGAGTATACTGACTTGTTTCGGGCACGAAACATAGTTTAGGACTTTGACTTGACTTTGGATTTGTTGGTCTTGACTCAGGACTTGATAGCTAAGACTTGAGACTTTCTTGTGactgcaaaacaatgacttggtcCCACCTCACGTAGAGGAAACTGATATGTTTCCCATACACCTGTATTGAAGCCGAGATCATATTTTGGTTATATAATATAAGCAGAAACCAGGTTTTTGCCTTGAGGTAGTTCCACTGCCCTAGATTTCAATGAGGTGCACTGAAAGAGCATTTCATCCATAGTAAAGCAGATTTGGCTTCTTTATGCTCATGAGTGAATGTAGACCCTCTTTTGatgtagtttttcttttgtgtgttcaACGATTCTGTACCTTAACTATTTGACCCATTCACTGATGCGTgacaagatgtgtgtgtgtgtgtgtgtgtgtgtgtgtgtgtttagtataTGAAAGAGAAGGAGTGAAAGTCCCCACAGGCTTCAATGTTTGCAAGCCACATTCATGGTAACGTGGTAACGTGCTGTGGAAACATGGCAGCTGCTCGGCCTGGCATGAGATACCAGGTGTGTGGTGGGGCATGTTATCTCACCAGAGGCCCCGGTCACAATGTGACTTTATCCCAAGGAGAGCTTCTCCCTCAGTCGCAGTCACGCTTCATAGAAACTCAGAGCTTTATTCAAACACATAAAACCCGCTACAATTAAAAGGCTGCTGATATTATTCTGAAAGCACAGATGGATCACAAATAATCTCTGCAGAGTAATACATAGAAGGTAGCTGTGTACACAGACAGTAGAATGAACAAAGCCATGAGTTTTAATAGCTCAATGATGCAGGCTTAGTCTCGTGATAATCGTTTTATCACAATAGATTACATTCCACAAAGGTTTTTGTTATCATGAGGCGTGCCTGATGGGTCATATTTCTCTCTTCGGGTAAGAAGGACAGAATAGATTTTACTCTACTCATGCGGTGACATCACAATGTGGATATAATAAAGCTGTTTGGGTGGATCAGGCTTGTCAAAGTTACTCAGCTGATGTTGTAATAACTGAGTGACTGAGTTTGCAGAGAGATAACAATGAGCGAATAATTAACAATGAGTGAAACAAACCtaatttcatttacttttttaaatgtattttgtattactgaaatgtcttaataaaatgtataactaatactgtaattattattatttattattattttttaaaatgtattatcattatcttaaaaaaaatgtttttgctggtaaacatttttattgttttgggaGATTTTGGGATGGTGCGTTGGGTGGGATATACAGTGTCTATAAATAAGTTAGATCCTTTATTTTCAAGATCTGGGTTACCATCATGACATATAACCAAGGTAAatagtaaagaaagaaaagaaataaaagaaaaggataaaaaggacacacaacaatgtgttaggGAAGTCAGACACAAGAATGGTGAACTCAAATGCCCGACTCCGAGACggatgtaaagtaacaaaataaaatgctttgctgcaaacaaagtacaaaacaatagcgctcacaaggaggaatacaaacaaacaaagtatcaaaataaacGATCAATCACAAGGGGGAGAACAATgaataacacaaagtacaaaacaaaagatcactCTCTCAGAGGACATCAACAATCTAAATACAAGCTCTCACAAAGAGGCACATGGAACA contains:
- the oxld1 gene encoding oxidoreductase-like domain-containing protein 1, giving the protein MLCLGVNVATSSVSLRKLCILSLLHMRHQSHRCPVQSWRRQHSGTVRCVSTGPDSPAPPTLTDSSECTDTEPSHSTSAWSPDQGPPPAPTHCCMSGCHNCVWIEHAEQLLTYYHNGGDRALAAIEENVLDENLKTYLKMEIRLLKKT